One Cupriavidus oxalaticus genomic region harbors:
- the infA gene encoding translation initiation factor IF-1 produces the protein MAKEELVEFGGKVSEVLPDNRFRVILENGFEVWAYSSGRLKKNRIRVLAGDRVTLEMSPYDLTKGRINYRHKS, from the coding sequence TTGGCTAAAGAAGAACTGGTGGAATTTGGCGGCAAGGTATCGGAAGTGCTGCCGGACAACCGTTTCCGCGTAATCCTGGAAAACGGGTTCGAGGTCTGGGCCTATTCGTCCGGCCGCCTGAAGAAAAACCGCATCCGCGTGCTGGCGGGCGACCGCGTCACGCTGGAAATGTCGCCGTACGACCTGACCAAGGGCCGTATCAACTACCGACACAAGTCGTAG
- a CDS encoding phasin family protein — MATPPNPFADFTKLMEQFRVPGLDMNAVIEARRKDIEALTEANKLAYEGMQAVMQKQQEIFMQTMQQLQAAAQQYGTAGNPAEAMAKHGELVQQALHQAFENMRELAETAQRAQAEALTVIGKRAEQNVKEAGALFQQPGKKS; from the coding sequence ATGGCCACGCCTCCCAATCCTTTTGCCGACTTCACCAAGCTGATGGAACAGTTCCGCGTGCCGGGCCTCGACATGAATGCCGTGATCGAGGCGCGCCGCAAGGATATCGAGGCCCTGACCGAGGCCAACAAGCTGGCCTACGAGGGCATGCAGGCCGTGATGCAGAAGCAGCAGGAAATCTTCATGCAGACCATGCAGCAACTGCAGGCCGCGGCACAGCAGTACGGCACCGCGGGCAATCCGGCCGAGGCCATGGCCAAGCACGGCGAGCTGGTGCAGCAGGCACTTCACCAGGCGTTCGAGAACATGCGCGAGCTGGCCGAAACCGCGCAGCGGGCACAGGCCGAGGCGCTGACAGTGATCGGCAAGCGCGCCGAGCAGAACGTCAAGGAGGCGGGCGCGCTGTTCCAGCAGCCGGGGAAAAAGAGCTAG
- a CDS encoding SulP family inorganic anion transporter — MPERPRNLLRATLARLMPGAAELLHYRRADFGVDLQAGVSVAAVSLPISVAYAQLAGFSPVVGLYSVVLPMLAYALFGSSRQMIVGPDAATCAMIAATLSPLALPDSEAYRALSVSLTLLTGVFCVLAGKFRLGFLADFLSVPILAGLLNGVAINIAFSQLGKVTGLALAGRDVIGQAESLLRQLGGIHWPTAALAALTLAVYFGARAWQPRAPGALFALAVATFVTWMLGLQGLGVQVVGPVPPGLPPLIAPSMPHELFGTLVPAAAALALVSLSSGLLTSRSFAARNGYSVDASQEFIGIGAASIASALSHGFAVSGSSSRTAINEAAGGRTRMVSVVGALTVLLVLLFLTDLLAALPAAALGAILIASAFSLFDFGGLMALRRYSRSEHGIALVTVAGVVLLGVMSGILLAVAIALLRFLAQMARPSEQQLGRWSGHDGFYELAHYPEARAVPGLLIYRFESPLTFFNADFVRQRVLALAALPHARWVVIDAISIAHVDLTGATMMRDLQAQLAVRGSQLVIAGRMAQLTAWLNQRGIAPESTGIRFYPSKQAALEAYQACEAGHHNADVAPATGTDTTAQGPAA; from the coding sequence TTGCCGGAGCGACCCCGAAACCTGCTGCGCGCCACGCTGGCGCGCCTGATGCCCGGCGCCGCCGAGCTGCTGCACTACCGCCGCGCCGATTTCGGCGTGGACCTGCAGGCCGGCGTGTCGGTGGCCGCGGTCAGCCTGCCGATCAGCGTGGCCTATGCCCAGCTGGCCGGCTTCAGCCCGGTGGTGGGCCTGTACAGCGTGGTATTGCCGATGCTGGCTTATGCGCTGTTCGGTTCGTCCCGCCAGATGATCGTCGGGCCCGACGCTGCCACCTGCGCCATGATCGCGGCGACCCTGTCGCCGCTGGCGCTGCCCGACAGCGAAGCCTACCGCGCGCTGTCGGTTTCCCTGACCTTGCTCACCGGCGTGTTCTGCGTGCTCGCCGGCAAATTCAGGCTCGGCTTCCTGGCCGATTTCCTGTCGGTGCCGATCCTGGCCGGCCTGCTCAACGGCGTGGCCATCAATATCGCCTTCAGCCAGCTCGGCAAGGTCACCGGACTGGCGCTGGCCGGCCGCGACGTGATCGGCCAGGCGGAGTCGCTGCTGCGGCAGCTCGGCGGCATCCACTGGCCCACCGCCGCGCTGGCCGCGCTGACGCTGGCGGTGTACTTCGGCGCCCGGGCCTGGCAGCCGCGCGCGCCGGGGGCATTGTTCGCGCTCGCGGTGGCGACCTTTGTCACGTGGATGCTGGGGCTGCAAGGGCTTGGGGTCCAGGTGGTCGGCCCGGTGCCGCCCGGCCTGCCGCCGCTGATCGCGCCATCGATGCCGCATGAGTTGTTCGGCACGCTGGTCCCGGCCGCTGCCGCGCTGGCGCTGGTGTCGCTCAGCAGCGGCCTGCTGACCAGCCGCAGCTTCGCCGCGCGCAACGGCTACAGCGTCGATGCCAGCCAGGAATTCATCGGCATCGGCGCGGCCAGCATCGCCAGCGCGCTCAGCCACGGCTTCGCGGTCAGCGGGTCGAGTTCGCGCACCGCCATCAACGAGGCCGCCGGCGGGCGCACGCGCATGGTGTCGGTGGTCGGCGCACTGACCGTGCTGCTGGTATTGCTGTTTCTCACTGACCTGCTGGCCGCGCTACCCGCAGCGGCGCTCGGCGCCATCCTGATCGCGTCGGCGTTCAGCCTGTTCGACTTCGGCGGCCTGATGGCGCTGCGCCGCTACAGCCGCAGCGAACATGGCATTGCGCTGGTCACGGTGGCGGGCGTGGTGCTGCTGGGCGTGATGTCGGGGATCCTGCTGGCGGTTGCCATTGCCCTGCTGCGCTTCCTGGCGCAGATGGCGCGCCCCAGCGAGCAGCAGCTTGGCCGCTGGAGTGGACACGATGGCTTCTACGAACTGGCCCACTACCCCGAGGCGAGGGCGGTGCCGGGGCTGCTGATCTATCGCTTCGAGTCGCCGCTGACGTTCTTCAACGCGGATTTCGTGCGCCAGCGCGTGCTCGCGCTGGCAGCCCTGCCTCACGCGCGCTGGGTGGTGATCGATGCCATCTCGATCGCACACGTGGACCTGACCGGTGCCACCATGATGCGCGACCTGCAGGCCCAGCTCGCGGTGCGAGGCTCGCAGCTGGTCATTGCCGGGCGTATGGCGCAGCTGACCGCATGGCTGAACCAGCGCGGCATCGCGCCGGAGAGTACCGGGATCCGGTTTTATCCATCCAAGCAGGCGGCGCTGGAGGCGTACCAAGCCTGCGAAGCGGGGCATCACAACGCGGATGTCGCGCCGGCAACGGGCACGGATACCACGGCGCAAGGGCCAGCAGCCTGA
- a CDS encoding isochorismatase yields the protein MKQSNHNHHQRQDNSHIHNPYTVSVYPIQQEPGLWFATYMIAEYRNGAERIVANVAMRHDTHRSEARARQSARRAGERAAARLRLQ from the coding sequence TTGAAGCAAAGCAACCACAACCATCATCAACGCCAGGACAACAGCCACATCCACAACCCGTACACCGTTTCGGTCTACCCGATCCAGCAGGAGCCCGGCCTCTGGTTCGCGACCTACATGATCGCCGAATACCGCAACGGGGCCGAGCGCATCGTCGCCAACGTGGCCATGCGCCACGACACGCACCGCTCCGAAGCCCGCGCGCGCCAGTCAGCCCGCCGTGCCGGCGAGCGCGCCGCGGCGCGGCTGCGCCTGCAGTAA
- a CDS encoding isochorismatase family protein — protein sequence MSTPANFNGKRPAIDPADTAMLLIDHQSGLFQTVGDMPMPELRLRAAALARMATLCKLPVITTASVPQGPNGPLIPEIHENAPHAKYVARKGEINAWDNPDFVAAVKETGKKTLIIAGTITSVCMAFPSISAVADGYRVFAVVDASGTYSKMAQEITLARIVQAGVVPMDTAAVASELQQSWNRPDAQQWAEVYTKIFPAYQLLIESYMKAQEVEKKHEVLDSQR from the coding sequence ATGTCCACCCCCGCCAATTTCAATGGCAAGCGCCCCGCCATCGATCCCGCCGATACGGCCATGCTGCTGATCGACCACCAGAGCGGCCTGTTCCAGACCGTGGGCGACATGCCGATGCCCGAACTGCGCCTGCGCGCCGCCGCGCTGGCCAGGATGGCAACGCTGTGCAAGCTGCCCGTCATCACCACGGCCTCGGTGCCGCAGGGCCCTAACGGCCCGCTGATCCCCGAGATCCACGAGAACGCCCCGCATGCCAAATATGTCGCGCGCAAGGGCGAGATCAACGCGTGGGACAACCCCGACTTCGTCGCCGCGGTGAAGGAAACCGGCAAGAAGACGCTGATCATCGCCGGCACCATCACCAGCGTCTGCATGGCGTTCCCGTCGATCAGCGCGGTCGCCGATGGCTACAGGGTGTTCGCGGTGGTTGATGCCTCCGGCACCTACTCCAAGATGGCACAGGAAATCACGCTGGCACGCATCGTCCAGGCCGGCGTGGTGCCGATGGACACCGCCGCGGTCGCCTCCGAGCTGCAGCAGAGCTGGAACCGCCCCGACGCGCAGCAATGGGCCGAGGTCTATACCAAGATCTTCCCCGCCTACCAGTTGCTGATCGAGAGCTACATGAAGGCCCAGGAAGTCGAGAAGAAGCACGAGGTGCTGGACTCGCAGCGCTGA
- the ycaC gene encoding isochorismate family cysteine hydrolase YcaC has product MSKTYKRLDKTQAAVLMVDHQAGLLSLVRDIEPDKFKNNVLALADLAKYFKLPTILTTSFEDGPNGPLVPELKQMFPQAPFIPRPGQINAWDNEDFVAAVRATGKKQLLIAGVVTEVCVAFPALSAIEEGFEVFVVTDASGTFNEITRDSAWRRMSEAGAQLMTWFGVACELHRDWRNDIEGLGTLFSNHIPDYRNLITAYTTVKGGK; this is encoded by the coding sequence ATGAGCAAGACCTACAAGCGCCTGGACAAGACCCAGGCGGCCGTCCTGATGGTCGACCACCAGGCTGGCCTGCTGTCGCTGGTCCGGGATATCGAGCCCGACAAGTTCAAGAACAACGTGCTGGCATTGGCCGACCTGGCCAAGTACTTCAAGCTGCCGACCATCCTGACCACGAGCTTCGAAGACGGCCCCAATGGTCCGCTGGTGCCCGAGCTGAAGCAGATGTTCCCCCAGGCGCCGTTCATTCCGCGGCCGGGCCAGATCAATGCCTGGGACAATGAAGACTTTGTTGCCGCGGTGCGCGCCACCGGCAAGAAGCAGTTGCTGATCGCCGGTGTGGTCACCGAAGTCTGCGTGGCATTCCCGGCGCTGTCGGCGATCGAGGAAGGCTTCGAAGTCTTTGTCGTAACCGATGCTTCCGGCACCTTCAACGAGATCACGCGCGATTCCGCGTGGCGCCGCATGTCAGAGGCCGGCGCGCAACTGATGACGTGGTTCGGCGTGGCCTGCGAACTGCACCGCGACTGGCGCAACGATATCGAAGGGCTGGGGACGCTGTTCTCGAACCATATCCCGGACTACCGCAACCTGATCACGGCCTATACGACGGTGAAGGGCGGGAAGTAA
- a CDS encoding LysR family transcriptional regulator, with product MHPDLNDLYYFAQVVDHQGFAPAGRVLGIPKSKLSRRVGMLEERLGVRLIQRSTRRFSVTELGQTYYAHCKAMLVEAEAAESAIERTRAEPSGLVRMTCPVALLHTRAGEMIADFMAANPKVTVQLEATNRRVDVVAEGVDLAIRVRVPPLEDSDLVMRVLAERAWCIVASPRLVAGRPPLLTPADLNPLPTLDLGPPRPTHVWALHGPEGASAELHHKPRLVTDDMIMLRAAAVAGAGLVQLPVMMVSDELREGRLVRVLPGWSIKGGMIHAVFPSRRGLLPSVRELIDYLSQRFAQISET from the coding sequence TTGCATCCAGACCTCAACGACCTGTATTACTTTGCGCAGGTAGTCGACCACCAGGGCTTCGCGCCGGCGGGGCGCGTGCTCGGCATCCCCAAGTCCAAGCTCAGCCGGCGCGTGGGCATGCTGGAAGAGCGGCTGGGCGTGCGCCTTATCCAGCGCTCGACGCGCCGCTTTTCCGTCACTGAACTCGGCCAGACCTACTACGCGCACTGCAAGGCGATGCTGGTCGAGGCGGAGGCCGCCGAGAGCGCGATCGAGCGCACCCGCGCCGAACCCAGCGGCCTGGTGCGCATGACTTGCCCGGTGGCGCTGCTGCATACCCGCGCGGGCGAAATGATTGCGGATTTCATGGCTGCCAACCCCAAGGTCACGGTGCAACTGGAGGCCACCAACCGCCGCGTGGACGTGGTCGCCGAAGGCGTGGACCTGGCCATCCGCGTGCGCGTGCCGCCGCTGGAAGACAGCGACCTGGTGATGCGCGTGCTGGCCGAGCGTGCGTGGTGCATCGTGGCCAGCCCCAGGCTGGTGGCGGGCCGCCCCCCGCTGTTGACGCCGGCCGACCTCAACCCGCTGCCGACGCTGGACCTTGGCCCGCCGCGTCCCACGCATGTGTGGGCGCTGCACGGCCCCGAAGGCGCCAGTGCCGAACTGCACCACAAGCCCCGGCTGGTCACCGACGACATGATCATGCTGCGCGCCGCCGCGGTGGCCGGCGCCGGGCTGGTGCAACTCCCAGTGATGATGGTCAGCGACGAACTGCGCGAAGGCCGCCTGGTCAGGGTGCTGCCCGGCTGGTCGATCAAGGGCGGCATGATCCACGCGGTGTTTCCGTCGCGGCGGGGGCTGCTTCCGTCGGTGCGGGAGCTGATCGATTACCTGTCGCAGCGCTTCGCGCAGATCAGCGAAACCTGA
- a CDS encoding cold-shock protein — protein METGTVKWFNDSKGFGFITPDAGGNDLFAHFSEIQGSGFKSLQEGQKVRYVAGVGQKGPAATKIEPI, from the coding sequence ATGGAAACCGGTACCGTCAAGTGGTTCAACGATTCGAAGGGTTTTGGCTTCATTACCCCTGATGCAGGCGGCAACGATCTGTTCGCGCACTTCTCCGAAATCCAGGGCAGCGGTTTCAAGTCGCTGCAAGAAGGCCAGAAGGTTCGCTACGTCGCTGGCGTTGGCCAAAAGGGTCCGGCCGCGACCAAGATCGAGCCGATCTGA
- a CDS encoding methyl-accepting chemotaxis protein gives MKNLGIGVRLGIGFGVVLLLSALMTAFGMMRLQQVAERTHAMMQQPLTKERLVSDWYRLMHTSVRRTTAVARSADPSLGQFFAAETKASIEGIAQLRDKLQPMLSSEQEKAAFQKILSVRDPYNNGRDKITKLKQEGLTEEANQVLEKEFVPAGDAYLAEIQKLLDIQRTSIDATAREINDIYANARNSLIGLGVVVLGIGIAFSVWLTSGITRPLHRAVAVARTVAAGDLTSRIEVDSRDETGQLLQALADMNANILRIVRQVRAGTESIVSGTSQIAAGNTDLSQRTEEQASSLQQTAASMEELTSIVRQNADNARQASTLAVNASDIAEKGGAVAGKVAETMEEINGASRKVVDIIAVIEGIAFQTNILALNAAVEAARAGEQGRGFAVVAGEVRSLAQRSATAAKEIKALIGDSVDRVERGSMLVTQSGQTMEEIVAAVKRVTDIMGEISAASAEQSSGIEQVNQAVTQMDTVTQQNAALVEEAAAAAGSLEEQAQRLKEAVATFRLAA, from the coding sequence ATGAAGAATCTAGGTATCGGGGTGCGCCTCGGCATCGGTTTTGGGGTGGTATTGCTGCTGTCGGCGCTCATGACGGCATTCGGCATGATGCGCCTGCAGCAGGTGGCAGAGCGCACGCATGCGATGATGCAGCAGCCGCTCACCAAGGAACGGCTGGTCAGCGACTGGTACCGGCTCATGCACACCAGCGTGCGCCGCACCACCGCGGTGGCGCGCAGCGCCGACCCGTCGCTGGGCCAGTTCTTTGCCGCCGAGACCAAGGCATCGATCGAAGGCATCGCGCAGCTGCGCGACAAGCTGCAGCCGATGCTCAGTTCCGAGCAGGAAAAGGCCGCGTTCCAGAAGATCCTGAGCGTGCGCGACCCATACAACAACGGCCGCGACAAGATCACGAAGCTCAAGCAGGAAGGCCTGACCGAAGAGGCCAACCAGGTGCTGGAGAAGGAGTTCGTTCCTGCCGGCGATGCCTACCTGGCCGAGATCCAGAAGCTGCTCGACATCCAGCGCACCAGCATCGACGCCACCGCGCGCGAGATCAACGATATCTACGCCAATGCGCGCAACAGCCTGATCGGGCTGGGCGTGGTGGTGCTGGGAATCGGCATTGCGTTCTCGGTCTGGCTGACCAGCGGCATCACGCGCCCGCTGCATCGCGCCGTGGCGGTGGCGCGCACCGTGGCTGCCGGCGACCTCACCAGCCGCATCGAGGTCGACAGCCGCGACGAGACCGGCCAGCTGCTGCAGGCGCTGGCTGACATGAACGCCAATATCCTGCGCATCGTGCGCCAGGTGCGCGCCGGCACCGAGTCGATCGTGTCGGGCACCAGCCAGATCGCGGCCGGCAATACCGACCTGTCGCAGCGCACCGAGGAACAGGCCTCGTCGCTGCAGCAGACCGCGGCCAGCATGGAAGAGCTGACCAGCATCGTGCGCCAGAACGCGGACAATGCGCGCCAGGCCAGCACGCTGGCGGTCAATGCCTCGGATATCGCCGAGAAGGGCGGCGCAGTCGCGGGCAAGGTGGCCGAGACCATGGAAGAGATCAACGGCGCGTCGAGGAAGGTGGTCGACATCATTGCCGTGATCGAGGGCATTGCCTTCCAGACCAATATCCTGGCGCTGAACGCCGCGGTGGAAGCCGCGCGTGCCGGCGAACAGGGCCGGGGCTTTGCCGTGGTGGCGGGCGAAGTGCGCAGCCTGGCGCAGCGCAGCGCGACCGCGGCCAAGGAGATCAAGGCGCTGATCGGGGATTCGGTGGATCGCGTCGAGCGGGGCTCGATGCTGGTGACGCAGTCGGGCCAGACCATGGAAGAGATCGTCGCGGCGGTCAAGCGCGTGACCGACATCATGGGCGAGATCAGCGCGGCGTCGGCCGAGCAGAGCTCGGGGATCGAGCAGGTGAACCAGGCGGTGACGCAGATGGACACGGTGACGCAGCAGAACGCGGCGCTGGTGGAAGAGGCGGCTGCGGCGGCGGGTTCGCTGGAAGAGCAGGCGCAGCGGCTGAAGGAGGCGGTGGCGACGTTCAGGCTGGCGGCCTGA
- a CDS encoding NADP-dependent isocitrate dehydrogenase, whose product MSTQQPTIIYTLTDEAPLLATSAFLPIIQTFTKPAGINVTTSDISVAGRILGEFPEFLTEDQRVPDNLAELGKLTQQPDTNIIKLPNISASVHQLVSAIRELQGKGYKVPDYPEDPKTDEEKAIQKRYSKCLGSAVNPVLREGNSDRRAPAAVKNYARKHPHSMGEWSMASRTHVAHMKHGDFYHGEKSLTLDRARDVKMELVTKSGKTIVLKPKVALLDGEIIDSMFMSKKALCDFYEEQFEDARKTGVMLSLHVKATMMKVSHPIVFGHAVKIFYKEAFAKHGALFDELGVNVNNGLVNLYEKIESLPSSKREEIIRDLHACHEHRPELAMVDSAKGISNLHAPNDVIVDASMPAMIRIGGKMWGADGRPKDTKAVIPESTFARIYQEIINFCKTNGNFDPTTMGTVPNVGLMAQKAEEYGSHDKTFEIQEDGVANIVDLATGEVLLTQNVEQGDIWRMCQVKDAPIRDWVKLAVTRARNSGMPAVFWLDPYRPHEAELIKKVETYLKDYDTTGLDIQIMSQVRAMRYSLERVIRGLDTISVTGNILRDYLTDLFPIMELGTSAKMLSIVPLMAGGGMYETGAGGSAPKHVKQLVEENHLRWDSLGEFLALAVSLEDVGIKTGNARAKILARTLDAATGKLLDNNKSPSPKTGQLDNRGSQFYLAMYWAQELAAQSDDAELAARFAPLAKTLTDNEQNIVAELAAVQGKPVDIGGYYQPDAAKLSAAMRPSQTLNAALASVAA is encoded by the coding sequence ATGAGTACCCAGCAACCCACCATCATCTACACGCTGACCGACGAAGCTCCGCTGCTGGCGACCAGTGCGTTCCTCCCGATTATCCAGACCTTCACCAAGCCGGCCGGCATCAACGTCACCACCAGCGACATCTCGGTGGCCGGCCGTATCCTGGGCGAGTTCCCCGAATTCCTGACCGAAGACCAGCGCGTGCCGGACAACCTGGCCGAGCTGGGCAAGCTGACGCAGCAGCCGGACACCAACATCATCAAGCTGCCCAACATCAGCGCCTCGGTGCACCAGCTGGTCAGCGCCATCCGCGAGCTGCAGGGCAAGGGCTACAAGGTGCCGGACTATCCGGAAGACCCCAAGACCGACGAAGAGAAGGCCATCCAGAAGCGCTATTCCAAGTGCCTGGGCTCGGCCGTGAACCCGGTCCTGCGCGAAGGCAACTCCGACCGCCGCGCCCCGGCCGCGGTCAAGAACTACGCGCGCAAGCACCCGCACAGCATGGGCGAGTGGAGCATGGCCTCGCGCACGCACGTGGCCCACATGAAGCATGGCGACTTCTACCACGGCGAAAAGTCGCTGACGCTGGACCGCGCCCGCGACGTCAAGATGGAGCTGGTCACCAAGAGCGGCAAGACCATCGTGCTCAAGCCCAAGGTCGCGCTGCTGGACGGCGAGATCATCGACAGCATGTTCATGAGCAAGAAGGCGCTGTGCGACTTCTATGAAGAGCAGTTCGAAGACGCGCGCAAGACCGGCGTGATGCTGTCGCTGCACGTCAAGGCGACCATGATGAAGGTGTCGCACCCGATCGTGTTCGGCCACGCCGTCAAGATCTTCTACAAGGAAGCCTTCGCCAAGCACGGCGCGCTGTTCGACGAACTGGGCGTCAACGTCAACAACGGCCTGGTCAACCTGTACGAGAAGATCGAGTCGCTGCCCAGCTCCAAGCGCGAAGAGATCATCCGCGACCTGCACGCCTGCCACGAGCACCGCCCGGAACTGGCGATGGTGGATTCGGCCAAGGGCATCTCGAACCTGCACGCGCCGAACGACGTGATCGTCGATGCCTCGATGCCGGCCATGATCCGCATCGGCGGCAAGATGTGGGGCGCCGACGGCCGTCCGAAGGACACCAAGGCCGTGATCCCGGAAAGCACCTTCGCCCGGATCTATCAGGAGATCATCAACTTCTGCAAGACCAACGGCAACTTCGACCCGACCACCATGGGCACGGTGCCGAACGTCGGCCTGATGGCGCAGAAGGCCGAAGAGTACGGCTCGCACGACAAGACGTTCGAGATCCAGGAAGACGGCGTCGCCAATATCGTCGACCTGGCCACCGGTGAAGTGCTGCTGACCCAGAACGTGGAGCAGGGCGACATCTGGCGCATGTGCCAGGTCAAGGACGCGCCGATCCGCGACTGGGTCAAGCTGGCCGTCACGCGCGCGCGCAACTCCGGCATGCCGGCCGTGTTCTGGCTGGACCCGTACCGTCCGCACGAGGCCGAGCTGATCAAGAAGGTCGAGACCTACCTGAAGGACTACGACACCACCGGCCTGGATATCCAGATCATGTCCCAGGTGCGCGCCATGCGCTACTCGCTGGAGCGCGTGATCCGCGGCCTGGACACCATCTCGGTGACCGGCAACATCCTGCGCGACTACCTGACCGACCTGTTCCCGATCATGGAACTGGGCACCAGCGCCAAGATGCTGTCGATCGTGCCGCTGATGGCAGGTGGCGGCATGTATGAAACCGGTGCGGGCGGCTCGGCCCCGAAGCACGTCAAGCAGCTGGTGGAAGAAAACCACCTGCGCTGGGATTCGCTGGGCGAGTTCCTGGCCCTGGCCGTGTCGCTGGAAGACGTCGGCATCAAGACCGGCAATGCCCGCGCCAAGATCCTGGCCAGGACGCTCGACGCCGCCACCGGCAAGCTGCTCGACAACAACAAGAGCCCGTCGCCGAAGACCGGCCAGCTGGACAACCGCGGCAGCCAGTTCTACCTGGCGATGTACTGGGCCCAGGAACTGGCCGCCCAGTCGGACGACGCGGAACTGGCCGCCAGGTTCGCGCCGCTGGCCAAGACGCTGACCGACAACGAGCAGAACATCGTGGCCGAGCTGGCCGCGGTGCAAGGCAAGCCGGTCGACATCGGCGGCTACTACCAGCCGGACGCGGCCAAGCTCAGCGCCGCGATGCGGCCGAGCCAGACGCTGAACGCCGCGCTGGCGTCGGTCGCAGCCTGA